The DNA segment TTAAGTACAAGAGAAGTTGATGTTAAGTCCATTTTGTaaagttttaaacaaatactACTGAGGGATAGGAGTATTACCATAAaatactcttatttttttttaatgctttctcaAAAAGCTTGGACCATATACATCAATTTCAGATGAGAAATCCCACACGCACGCATTGGTTTGGTTACAGCTTCAGGGATCAGTGCAGCACAGTGCAAGTTTCATTCACAgataaaaagatatttgaagTAGGTACAAGAACATTCTACAAAATACAGGATGCGATCTAGCTCTTGGCAACCCTCTTCCCACCTCTAAAAAGTGCTGAAAACTAAGCACAACAtacagaaacagggaaaaatacacAAGGACAAGTTAATATTTGACAACTTAATAAAGAGGAAACAATTGCATCCAGAAGAAAATTGTTAGTCATTAGAAGGTATATACAAGGGAAGTTTGTACTTTGATTCTGTagaaaaatcctgaaacatAAATACTAAGAGAGGTACAGAAAGTAAGCACTATTAACTGAAAGTGCCTTCTCAGAACAGCCCattttcccctgctgcaggTCACCATTCCCTCAATCAGCTGGTCTTTCAGTATATACAATTATTTATTGCTTATCTGGCAATTTTACAGAATCTTCCTGGTCCCTAATCTCTtatcagaaagcattttccccttcttatgtttatttcaaagtagATCAAATACtcttcagtgctttttaaaaaaagaatttttagaaTTGCCCAAgctaaaaatattaacagaattTTCACCTGAAGCAATGTCTTACAGACTATTAGAGTGCCTTCTTAAAGATGCTAAGTGCACCTTTAGCTACCAGAAATCTCAGAGGGCTACAGCTTTGAAGTGCTCcactaatttttatatttaaaaaaaaaagactgacatTTACAGCATACAGAATGGGAGACTAGTGCAATATGCAGCATTGattgtttatttaataaatatttaaccCAATTATTGCCACCCAAGGCAAACAGTGCAGAAATTGTCACTTAGAGATACaaaagtttaacttttttttttataaagtcaGTTGCTACTATAGCCATACAACTATTTCAGAGGGTTTTCTGCTTCAAATTTGACACAACcattataaaaatatagaaacatAGTATCTGGAGGTTTAACATGTCTCTGCAAGTCTAACTTTTACATTTACATGCAAACATGACATTTCTGTATTCAAgaactgatttaaaataaaaatgaatactGTGGTAGAGACATTTTCTGCACTGACGATTTCATTCTAGTTCTTAAATACATCTTTCTTGGTCCTGGGTATACATTTAGACTGAAATAACTAGCATCTTACATTTATCCTGAGGTCAGctgtgtaaaaagaaaagccaatttTATAAGGTTACTTGCAGGCTTTTTGTTCAAAACAtgaggttatttttaaacaagctaATCAAACCCTTAGGGGGGGGAACCCAACCCTCTCACCAATGTTTCAAGAAACAATTTAGTGTCatttttgggaaatatttccaaaaacATATAGGCTATCACATCCAAATACTTTATCACCCAACTAAAATTTCAGTATGCATTTGCCGAACATGAAACTTAGAAACTgttctaaaaagaaaacttataAATCCCCATGAAGAGTCACCCTAAGCTTCTTATCTCAAGATCCTGACCCGCAATGCAACTCCTGCAAGAACCAACCCGCTGAAGCCTGTGGGAATCCATGGAGTCTTTGGGTCTGCCTGCAGAGGGGAGGACATGTGATTCAGGTCTCCGGCACCCACCGCAGGGTACAGTTCTGACCTTGTCAAAGCTCCACTTTGAACACAGCAGTTATTTTCAATAGCACCAACAATCTCTCAGATACCAGCATCAGGCAAACACAGACAACACAGAATAGGTTTGTTTCTTCCTGAATCAGCACAACTGGTAGAAGGCACTGCTTGGCATAGGAAGTCATAAATAAGAGCAAAACAAGACAATTTCTAAGTTCTGTGACATTTCGATTTGCAAGTTATGTCACATTTCAACTTAATACATACCATGATTAGAAAAACAGGGTGTTCTAAGGGATTAACCAAAACATCACTGTTCCATGCATGCTTACGGTTTTTCTCCCTAtatccaaaaaaccccacataatGTATCAATATGAAGCATTAGGAAGTATGGGTTGTTAAATTAAGAAAGTACATTTTATTCTCCAACCTTCCACAAAAGTCTAACCTAGACGCAACTCAAGTATAAGAAGTTGGAAAATATTCTGATAACATTTTCAACAGTCTATCCctgcagaggaatgaaaaaacTATTGTCTAGAGAATTCATAGATTGAGGCACATCGCAGTTGAAGCTATTCAGGCATATTTTATGGCtagaacaggattttttttgaggAACCTCACTATAGACTTCCCCAAAAGCAGCTCCATATGGTTTGAAACACAAATTGCaacatgtggaaaaaaaatatgtttggtCCTTAATCACTACtgtcttcatcatcatcatcatcagatACATCATTTAAAGATGATTTAGGTGAATGGCTGTAGGAGTCTGACCTAGTGGACTGACAAGCAGTCATCTCTCCGGTAGAAAGAAGATCATAGCAGAAGTCGCAAATTCGCACAGGCTTGGAAGACTGGCTCGGGAGAAGAAACCTCTTTTCAGAGCAAGGCCCACACACAACAAAGCCGCACTTGCGACAGTGGTGACGACGGTTGACAGGCGTAAATTTCGCTTTCTGACAGCGCATGCACACGGTGGCTTCCGAGTCCGGTACCCAGACAGCTGCATGTTCATTGCTAGGAGTCTTCCCGCTTTTGGAAAGCAAATCAGAAACACACTTATTTATGTGGTTCATCCACTCGGATTTCTCTGTAGCAGTGGCAGCATAAACCGCAAAAGACTTTGTTGGTGTCTTGATAAGCCACCCATTCCGTAAGTCTCCCTCATCCTGGATGGAATCAATAGTGACATTTTCCAGTGGGATTATGTGCTGTTTGTTGTACTTCTTCTTCTGGATGACAATGTTACCATAAACAAGAATGTCATTGAACAAGAAGAACTGCCTTGCTTTAGGCTTCTTCCTACACAGCTTTGTTAGTACTCCCTCTCCGATCAGAACACGACCAGGAATAGTCAGAGGTTGACCAGCTGCTCCAAAGCAGTTTTCCACTATACTTATTCTTCTAGTATTTGCCTCGCTGTTTGCCAAGCGATCCACCATCTTTCACAAGTATCCTAAAATTAGAAAGACAAGTTTGTTGTTAGAGCAGGACTGATTCAATAGCAGCCTTCCCTGAGGAAGGTACCAACCCCGCACTTCTTAAAATATCTAACAGAACCTGCTGGCTCAGTGGCATCAACTTGGGTTAGATTTAAAGAAGTCTTAACACCTAAGAATTTTTAGCAACTGAATAGTCTTTTTTTCGAAAGCAAAAATGTTCCATCCAGCTGACAGCTATCTTTACCACACAGACAGCACCTACAGCACTGCTCTTGAAAGCCTCTGGCAACAGACTAGAAGGCTTCCTTTCTAGTAAGGTTACTGTGTCCTGGTTTAATGCTCATGTTTCTCTGCCTATCCTCCTGAACTTACAGTCTGGATGGCAAAAGAAAGTATCGCCCATCATTCCAAATTCTAATACTGACAAACATCAACTTAACTGAGCTGCTTGGAGACCCATGTTCATGTTAacacaacaaataaaaatgatatAATTGATGTTCACATAGGAAACCGCCATGCCCGAGCTCAGTATTGC comes from the Falco rusticolus isolate bFalRus1 chromosome 3, bFalRus1.pri, whole genome shotgun sequence genome and includes:
- the PLEKHF2 gene encoding pleckstrin homology domain-containing family F member 2 — encoded protein: MVDRLANSEANTRRISIVENCFGAAGQPLTIPGRVLIGEGVLTKLCRKKPKARQFFLFNDILVYGNIVIQKKKYNKQHIIPLENVTIDSIQDEGDLRNGWLIKTPTKSFAVYAATATEKSEWMNHINKCVSDLLSKSGKTPSNEHAAVWVPDSEATVCMRCQKAKFTPVNRRHHCRKCGFVVCGPCSEKRFLLPSQSSKPVRICDFCYDLLSTGEMTACQSTRSDSYSHSPKSSLNDVSDDDDDEDSSD